In Sporosarcina sp. PTS2304, a genomic segment contains:
- a CDS encoding lipopolysaccharide assembly protein LapB, translating into MSIHNDAISEMQKGNYEKAIELFMKAVEENPNEATGYINIGNIFASLGDAEQAEPFFQKALTLDEKAGTAFYGLANLYYNQERFEEAAKLYEKALQTGLESADVYFMLGKSFEQAGADRLALPYMQRAVELSEEDHEIALSYGILLAKLELFKEAQPIFEAILQAQPEHADAHYNLGVLYAVSTEDQNRALSHLEQAFTIEPEHTQARYLYDMIVLGSEQSE; encoded by the coding sequence ATGTCAATTCATAATGACGCAATTTCCGAAATGCAAAAAGGGAATTATGAAAAAGCGATTGAGTTATTTATGAAAGCTGTAGAAGAAAATCCGAATGAAGCTACCGGCTATATTAATATCGGTAATATATTTGCATCACTCGGAGATGCGGAGCAGGCAGAGCCGTTCTTCCAAAAAGCATTAACTTTGGATGAGAAAGCAGGCACTGCATTTTACGGTTTAGCAAATCTCTACTATAACCAAGAACGTTTTGAAGAAGCGGCAAAACTTTATGAAAAAGCTTTGCAAACCGGATTGGAATCTGCTGACGTTTATTTCATGCTCGGGAAAAGTTTTGAACAGGCCGGCGCTGACCGTCTAGCACTGCCGTATATGCAACGCGCTGTGGAGCTAAGTGAAGAAGACCACGAAATCGCTTTGTCGTATGGCATATTATTAGCAAAACTGGAATTATTCAAAGAAGCGCAGCCGATTTTTGAAGCGATTTTACAAGCACAACCAGAGCATGCAGATGCCCATTACAATTTAGGGGTATTATACGCAGTTTCTACAGAAGACCAAAATCGTGCATTGTCTCATTTGGAACAAGCTTTTACGATTGAACCAGAACATACACAGGCTCGTTATTTGTATGACATGATTGTACTCGGCAGCGAGCAAAGCGAGTAA
- a CDS encoding branched-chain amino acid aminotransferase: MTTQIMINQTTQPKEKPAADNPLAFGTIFTDHMFVMDYTHGTGWHDARIEPYEPFLLDPAAIVLHYGQTVFEGLKAYLNEEKEVVLFRPEENMKRLNRSNDRLCMPSFDEEFVLEGLKQLVSLDADWIPDRAGTSLYVRPFIFATQPYLGVAPSKNYRFMIILSPVGPYYKEGMNPVKIAVESQFVRAAVGGTGSAKTAGNYAGAMKAQEVAEAGGYSQVLWLDAKEHQYIEEVGAMNVFFKINGEVITPSLNGSILEGITRKSVIELLQSWNIPVIERKVSIQEIFDANEAGTLEEAFGTGTAAVISPMGELFWDGKKCEINDNEIGELSLKLYDTITGIQTGAVEDPFGWVVNVK; encoded by the coding sequence ATGACAACTCAGATTATGATTAATCAAACGACACAACCAAAAGAAAAGCCCGCAGCAGATAATCCATTAGCATTCGGTACTATTTTTACGGATCATATGTTTGTGATGGATTATACGCATGGAACAGGCTGGCATGACGCGCGCATTGAGCCGTATGAGCCATTCTTGTTAGATCCGGCCGCAATTGTTCTCCACTACGGCCAAACAGTGTTTGAAGGGCTAAAAGCATATCTCAATGAAGAGAAAGAAGTGGTACTGTTTCGTCCGGAAGAAAATATGAAACGGCTGAATCGTTCCAATGATAGATTGTGCATGCCGAGCTTTGATGAGGAGTTCGTCTTGGAAGGTTTGAAGCAGTTAGTATCATTAGACGCTGATTGGATTCCCGATAGAGCAGGTACATCGCTGTACGTTCGTCCATTCATTTTCGCAACGCAGCCCTACTTAGGCGTAGCACCGTCGAAAAATTACCGCTTTATGATTATTCTTTCCCCAGTAGGACCTTACTACAAAGAAGGCATGAATCCAGTGAAAATTGCTGTGGAATCTCAATTCGTTCGTGCGGCAGTAGGCGGGACGGGCAGTGCAAAGACAGCGGGTAACTATGCGGGTGCGATGAAAGCGCAAGAAGTGGCAGAAGCGGGCGGCTATTCACAAGTATTGTGGCTAGACGCAAAAGAGCATCAATACATTGAAGAAGTCGGCGCTATGAACGTCTTTTTCAAAATTAACGGAGAAGTAATTACACCGAGTTTGAATGGGAGTATTTTAGAAGGAATTACACGGAAGTCAGTAATTGAATTGCTGCAATCGTGGAATATCCCCGTCATTGAACGCAAAGTATCTATTCAAGAAATCTTTGATGCAAACGAGGCGGGAACGCTTGAAGAAGCATTCGGCACAGGAACGGCCGCTGTTATTTCTCCGATGGGGGAATTGTTCTGGGACGGTAAAAAATGTGAAATTAACGATAACGAAATAGGTGAATTATCGTTAAAACTATATGATACGATTACGGGAATTCAGACGGGTGCGGTCGAAGATCCATTCGGCTGGGTAGTGAACGTAAAATAA
- a CDS encoding replication-associated recombination protein A, whose translation MHNEPLAFRMRPETIDEVIGQDHVIGKNTPLYRMITNGHVPSLLLYGEPGIGKTSLAYAIAGTSKLPFIALNATVAGKKDIEDVVKEARMTGKVLLFLDEIHRFNKLQQDTLLPHVESGSIVLIGATTENPFHDVNPAIRSRCGEIVQLKRLQPDDLLELLERTLHDPKKGVGQENIDITTEQLKKIADGVNGDARKALTFLESLLAASDEEDGKILVEDQLLSQLLTRVSLLGDKKGSHHYNLLSALQKSVRGSDVDAALYYLAQLLEIGDLTAVTRRLLVMSYEDIGLAAPDIGAHVVAATDAALRLGMPEARIPLSVAVVEMCLASKSNSAYKAIDAATKTLHDQPTGEIPMHLRDTHYDGAAALGHGGYVYPHDTPVGSFGGWTDQQYVPDQLVGTTFYTPVAAGEEARMAAIHKKLQSFKGKKNPR comes from the coding sequence ATGCATAACGAACCTTTGGCCTTCCGCATGCGGCCTGAGACGATTGATGAAGTGATTGGACAAGATCACGTGATCGGCAAAAATACTCCTTTATATCGAATGATTACGAATGGGCATGTCCCTTCACTTTTACTATATGGTGAACCGGGAATCGGCAAAACGTCTCTTGCTTATGCCATTGCTGGCACGTCAAAATTACCGTTCATCGCTTTGAATGCGACTGTTGCTGGAAAAAAAGATATAGAAGATGTCGTGAAAGAAGCGCGGATGACCGGCAAAGTTTTATTGTTTTTAGATGAAATTCACCGTTTTAATAAATTACAGCAGGATACTTTGCTCCCTCATGTAGAAAGCGGCTCGATTGTACTCATTGGGGCAACGACGGAGAATCCATTCCATGACGTAAACCCGGCCATTCGTTCGCGTTGCGGCGAAATTGTTCAATTAAAACGGTTGCAGCCGGATGATTTACTCGAATTACTAGAACGAACATTGCATGATCCCAAAAAAGGCGTAGGTCAGGAAAACATCGACATTACGACGGAGCAACTAAAAAAAATTGCTGATGGCGTGAATGGAGATGCACGCAAAGCACTGACATTTTTAGAATCTCTCCTAGCAGCAAGCGACGAAGAGGACGGCAAAATACTAGTGGAAGATCAACTTCTGTCCCAATTATTGACGAGGGTCAGTTTACTAGGAGATAAAAAAGGATCTCACCACTATAATCTATTGTCAGCATTGCAAAAAAGTGTACGTGGCAGTGATGTAGACGCGGCTCTGTATTATTTGGCGCAATTGCTTGAAATCGGTGATCTTACAGCTGTCACACGACGCTTGCTCGTCATGAGTTATGAAGATATAGGATTAGCCGCACCAGACATCGGTGCTCATGTAGTGGCGGCTACAGATGCGGCTCTACGCTTAGGCATGCCTGAAGCGCGTATTCCTTTGTCTGTTGCAGTCGTGGAAATGTGTCTCGCCTCTAAATCGAACTCTGCCTATAAAGCAATTGACGCAGCGACGAAAACACTTCACGATCAACCGACCGGTGAAATTCCGATGCATTTACGTGATACACATTACGACGGGGCTGCGGCACTCGGACATGGCGGTTACGTGTACCCTCACGATACGCCGGTCGGTTCTTTCGGCGGTTGGACTGATCAGCAATACGTACCGGATCAGTTAGTAGGCACTACATTTTATACACCTGTCGCGGCAGGGGAAGAAGCGAGAATGGCAGCTATTCATAAAAAACTGCAATCTTTTAAAGGCAAAAAAAATCCACGATAA
- a CDS encoding glutamate-5-semialdehyde dehydrogenase yields the protein MSEIRRKGQAAKEASVALNIATADQKNEALQLIASQLLEEQQELLAENKKDIDEGRDKGIESAVLDRILLTPERIEAMAEGVRLVVDLKDPIGETLEEIEKENGLHIARKRVPIGVIAMIYEARPNVTIDAASLALKTGNAVILRGSSSAKHSNLALWRVIQRGLAKSSLPVDSVQLIEDTSRETAKELFTLNEYVDVLIPRGGAKLIQTVIRESTVPVIETGAGNCHIFIDQSADKQMAINIVVNAKTHRPSVCNAIETVIIDEQWLNEYGDALFAELRKKNVRLLGDSAVQQIDGSIESVDATDWTSEFLDLTLRVKSVKNIEQALDHIKQFSTKHSEGIITQSDEHAERFFNSVDAAAVYVNASTRFTDGFEFGYGAEMGISTQKLHARGPMGLEALTSSKFVIKGTGQIR from the coding sequence ATGAGTGAAATTAGACGAAAAGGACAAGCCGCTAAAGAAGCTAGCGTAGCACTGAATATCGCAACGGCTGATCAGAAAAACGAAGCGTTGCAATTAATTGCAAGTCAACTGTTAGAAGAACAACAAGAACTTCTTGCAGAAAACAAGAAAGATATTGACGAAGGCCGTGATAAAGGCATTGAATCAGCAGTGTTGGATCGGATTTTGCTAACGCCCGAACGAATCGAAGCGATGGCGGAAGGTGTTCGGTTAGTTGTCGATTTAAAAGACCCGATCGGTGAAACATTGGAAGAAATAGAGAAAGAAAATGGTTTACATATCGCCCGTAAACGCGTGCCGATCGGTGTTATCGCGATGATCTATGAAGCGCGTCCCAATGTGACGATTGATGCAGCTTCTTTAGCCTTGAAGACAGGTAATGCAGTCATTTTACGCGGAAGTTCATCTGCAAAACATTCAAATTTGGCACTTTGGCGTGTGATCCAGCGTGGACTCGCGAAAAGTTCCCTGCCCGTGGATTCTGTCCAATTAATAGAAGACACGAGTCGCGAAACGGCAAAAGAATTATTTACACTCAATGAATATGTAGACGTTCTGATCCCGCGCGGTGGTGCGAAGTTGATCCAAACTGTCATTCGTGAATCCACGGTTCCTGTCATTGAAACGGGTGCAGGAAATTGTCATATATTCATTGATCAATCAGCTGATAAGCAAATGGCGATCAATATTGTTGTAAACGCAAAAACTCATCGTCCATCCGTTTGTAATGCGATTGAAACAGTCATTATAGATGAACAATGGCTGAACGAGTATGGAGACGCGTTATTTGCTGAACTGCGCAAAAAAAACGTCCGGTTGCTCGGAGACTCTGCTGTTCAACAAATCGATGGATCGATAGAAAGTGTCGATGCAACGGATTGGACGAGCGAGTTCTTAGATTTAACATTACGTGTGAAAAGTGTTAAGAATATAGAGCAGGCACTCGACCATATTAAGCAGTTCAGTACGAAGCATTCAGAAGGAATTATTACGCAGTCAGACGAACATGCGGAAAGATTTTTCAACAGTGTAGATGCCGCAGCTGTCTATGTAAACGCCTCTACGCGCTTTACTGATGGGTTTGAATTCGGCTATGGCGCAGAAATGGGCATCAGCACACAAAAGTTGCATGCAAGAGGTCCAATGGGATTAGAAGCATTGACTTCATCCAAGTTCGTTATTAAAGGAACAGGTCAAATTAGATAA
- the cymR gene encoding cysteine metabolism transcriptional regulator CymR, translating into MKISTKGRYGLTVIVELGRKYGEGPVPLRKIAEEQNLSEAYLEQLIPPLRNSGLVKSVRGAYGGYKLAKDPSEISAGDIIRLLEGPIQIVEGLEDEDIPQRELWKRIGDAIRGVLDHTTIKDLIDSDDSSAPDEYMFYI; encoded by the coding sequence ATGAAAATTTCCACTAAAGGTCGATATGGACTCACAGTGATTGTAGAATTGGGAAGAAAATACGGGGAAGGACCTGTCCCATTGCGTAAAATCGCAGAAGAACAAAATTTATCCGAAGCTTATTTAGAACAATTAATTCCACCGTTGCGTAATAGTGGACTCGTAAAAAGTGTCCGCGGAGCATACGGCGGCTATAAATTAGCAAAAGATCCTTCAGAAATTTCCGCTGGAGATATTATTCGACTGTTAGAAGGACCCATCCAAATTGTCGAAGGACTTGAGGATGAGGATATTCCTCAACGCGAGTTATGGAAACGTATTGGTGACGCAATTCGCGGCGTGTTGGATCATACGACGATTAAAGATTTGATTGATTCTGATGATTCATCTGCTCCAGATGAATACATGTTCTATATTTAA
- a CDS encoding cysteine desulfurase family protein, which produces MKQAIYLDYAATTPMHPAVLERFTEVLQDSYGNPSSTHQVGREAKKLLEQARTVLAQSINASPHEIILTSGGTEADNLAIIGAADAMRNKGRHIITTAIEHHAVLNPCKQLESQGYHVTYLQPNRTGVITVKQVEAALTDDTILVSIMYGNNEVGTIQPIAEIGALLKTHQAIFHTDAVQAYGIAVLDVQQMQVDLLSVSAHKLNGPNGIGFLYERKGVKLPAQILGGSQEKQRRAGTENVPATLAFAEAAMIAEQTKADNQKQYQHYKQRMQEIFQQYEINYEVTVPAEVPVLPHVFHISFPGADVETLLMGLDIEGVAVSSGSACTAGSFEPSHVVTAMFGPDAENARNSIRISFGYGLYMSMVEEAADRIATVIKRLVK; this is translated from the coding sequence ATGAAACAAGCAATCTATTTAGACTACGCTGCAACGACCCCTATGCACCCTGCTGTTCTTGAACGGTTTACGGAAGTTCTACAAGATTCGTACGGCAATCCGTCAAGCACCCATCAAGTGGGCAGAGAAGCAAAAAAACTACTGGAACAAGCACGTACCGTTCTTGCGCAGTCCATAAATGCTTCACCGCATGAAATTATACTGACCTCTGGAGGGACAGAAGCAGATAATTTAGCGATTATTGGTGCAGCAGACGCTATGCGTAATAAGGGACGCCATATTATTACGACAGCAATTGAACATCATGCGGTGTTAAATCCGTGTAAACAACTTGAGTCACAAGGCTATCATGTCACCTATTTACAACCGAATCGTACTGGCGTTATTACGGTTAAACAAGTAGAAGCCGCGTTAACAGATGATACCATTCTCGTATCCATCATGTATGGCAATAATGAGGTAGGAACAATTCAGCCAATAGCAGAAATCGGTGCTCTTTTAAAAACTCATCAAGCGATATTCCATACGGACGCAGTGCAAGCTTATGGAATAGCTGTCTTAGATGTGCAACAGATGCAAGTAGACTTACTATCGGTCTCCGCCCATAAGTTGAACGGTCCGAATGGCATAGGCTTTTTATATGAACGAAAAGGTGTAAAGCTCCCGGCACAAATTCTCGGCGGGTCACAAGAGAAACAAAGACGTGCAGGAACGGAAAATGTGCCAGCTACTCTCGCTTTTGCAGAAGCTGCAATGATTGCCGAACAAACGAAGGCAGACAACCAAAAACAGTATCAACACTATAAACAACGTATGCAAGAAATTTTTCAACAATATGAAATCAACTACGAAGTGACGGTGCCGGCTGAAGTTCCCGTACTGCCGCATGTCTTTCACATATCATTCCCGGGAGCAGATGTTGAAACATTATTAATGGGTCTAGATATTGAAGGGGTAGCGGTTTCCAGCGGGTCTGCTTGTACAGCGGGCTCTTTTGAACCTTCACATGTAGTGACTGCGATGTTTGGACCAGACGCAGAGAATGCGAGAAATTCCATTCGCATTAGTTTTGGCTATGGACTTTATATGTCTATGGTAGAAGAAGCGGCAGACCGGATCGCCACTGTGATCAAACGACTAGTGAAATGA
- the mnmA gene encoding tRNA 2-thiouridine(34) synthase MnmA, which produces MTTKKAPANTRVVIGMSGGVDSSVAALLLKQQGYEVIGIFMKNWDDTDESGHCTATEDFEDVRSVCDQIGIPYYSVNFEKQYWDKVFTYFLDEYKAGRTPNPDVMCNKEIKFKAFLEHAKNLGADYLATGHYAQVVERKDGVAMLRGVDTNKDQTYFLNQLTQAQLQQVMFPLGHLEKTSVREIAEAAGLATAKKKDSTGICFIGERNFKEFLSEYLPARPGEMQTMDGKVMGTHDGLMYHTIGQRHGLGIGGAGEPWFAVGKDLERNVLLVEQGFYHDALFSTSLHATEMNICTTKKLPESFKCTAKFRYRQPDTHVTVQLNGDQAVVTFDEPVRAVTPGQAVVLYDGEECLGGGTIDEVFKDGKKLTYVG; this is translated from the coding sequence ATGACAACAAAAAAAGCACCCGCAAATACGCGTGTGGTCATTGGGATGTCTGGCGGAGTGGACTCTTCGGTTGCGGCATTACTTTTAAAACAGCAAGGATATGAAGTAATTGGAATCTTTATGAAAAACTGGGATGATACAGACGAATCAGGTCATTGCACCGCGACAGAAGATTTTGAAGATGTCCGCAGTGTCTGTGATCAAATCGGCATTCCGTATTATTCGGTAAACTTCGAGAAGCAATATTGGGATAAAGTATTTACGTATTTTTTAGATGAATATAAAGCAGGACGTACCCCGAATCCGGATGTCATGTGCAATAAAGAAATTAAATTCAAAGCATTTTTGGAGCACGCGAAAAATTTAGGTGCCGACTATTTGGCTACTGGTCATTATGCACAAGTGGTGGAGCGCAAAGACGGCGTCGCCATGCTTCGTGGTGTAGATACGAATAAAGACCAAACGTATTTCTTAAATCAGTTGACGCAAGCGCAATTGCAACAAGTAATGTTCCCTTTAGGGCATTTAGAAAAAACCAGTGTTCGAGAAATTGCAGAAGCTGCGGGTCTGGCCACAGCCAAGAAAAAGGATTCTACCGGAATATGTTTTATTGGAGAGCGGAATTTTAAAGAATTTCTAAGTGAATATTTACCCGCACGTCCGGGTGAAATGCAGACGATGGATGGTAAAGTAATGGGTACGCATGACGGACTCATGTATCACACGATCGGACAACGGCACGGACTCGGTATCGGCGGAGCAGGTGAACCTTGGTTTGCTGTAGGGAAAGATTTAGAGCGTAATGTACTACTAGTAGAGCAAGGTTTTTATCACGATGCGTTATTTTCTACTAGCTTACATGCAACAGAAATGAATATTTGTACAACAAAAAAATTACCTGAATCATTCAAATGCACAGCGAAATTCCGCTACCGCCAGCCGGATACTCATGTAACGGTACAATTGAACGGAGACCAAGCAGTCGTGACATTTGATGAGCCGGTTCGTGCAGTTACGCCAGGACAAGCGGTTGTATTATATGACGGAGAAGAATGTCTAGGTGGCGGCACGATTGACGAAGTGTTTAAAGATGGCAAGAAATTGACTTACGTAGGATGA
- the nadA gene encoding quinolinate synthase NadA gives MSIMDAVKAEGMLPERYKSLTVSEMKERIRHIKATLGTKLFIPGHHYQKNEVIQFADATGDSLQLAQICAANEQAEHIVFCGVHFMAETADILTTENQKVYLPDMRAGCSMADMADIFQTERAWVELEKRFGDTIIPLTYVNSTAAIKAFVGRHGGATVTSSNAAEIVEWAFTQKKRILFLPDQHLGRNTAYSLGVPLDHMAVWNPITDVLEYDGVDEKCQVILWKGHCSVHENFTVANIESLRRTEPDRKIIVHPECSYEVVSLSDDNGSTKYIIDQIQSAAPGTKWAIGTEMNLVNRLIENHPEQDIISLNPLMCPCLTMNRIDLPHLLWCLESIVEGAGHNMITVDDETSEEAIAALDRMLQRP, from the coding sequence ATGTCAATTATGGATGCAGTAAAAGCAGAAGGAATGTTACCCGAGCGATACAAATCGCTTACTGTTTCAGAGATGAAAGAAAGAATCCGCCATATTAAAGCGACGCTTGGGACGAAGTTATTTATTCCAGGACATCATTATCAAAAGAATGAAGTCATCCAATTTGCGGATGCTACAGGTGATTCGCTTCAATTGGCACAAATTTGTGCAGCGAATGAGCAAGCGGAACATATTGTTTTTTGTGGTGTGCACTTTATGGCCGAGACTGCTGATATTTTGACGACAGAAAACCAAAAAGTATATTTGCCGGATATGCGTGCGGGTTGTTCCATGGCAGATATGGCGGATATATTCCAAACAGAACGTGCGTGGGTAGAATTGGAGAAGCGCTTCGGAGATACGATTATTCCTTTAACGTATGTTAACTCCACTGCAGCAATTAAGGCGTTTGTCGGCCGCCATGGGGGAGCAACCGTCACTTCTTCAAATGCGGCGGAAATTGTAGAGTGGGCATTTACACAAAAGAAACGCATCTTGTTTTTGCCCGACCAACATTTAGGGCGTAATACGGCATACAGTTTAGGCGTGCCGCTTGACCATATGGCTGTATGGAATCCTATTACAGATGTTTTGGAATATGATGGCGTGGATGAAAAGTGTCAGGTGATTTTGTGGAAAGGTCATTGCTCCGTACATGAAAATTTTACTGTTGCTAACATCGAAAGTCTTCGTCGTACGGAACCAGATCGTAAAATTATTGTACATCCTGAATGTTCTTATGAAGTCGTCTCTCTATCAGATGATAATGGATCGACAAAATATATTATCGATCAAATTCAATCAGCGGCACCCGGTACGAAATGGGCAATTGGAACAGAGATGAATTTAGTGAATCGGCTCATAGAAAATCATCCTGAACAAGATATTATTTCATTGAATCCGTTAATGTGTCCTTGTTTAACGATGAACCGCATCGATCTTCCTCACTTATTATGGTGTTTAGAAAGTATTGTAGAAGGCGCCGGACATAATATGATTACAGTAGATGATGAAACTTCCGAAGAAGCCATTGCTGCACTCGATCGCATGTTGCAACGTCCATAA
- a CDS encoding DUF6612 family protein, with protein MNKRIFVLFLAVILFTMAGCGKTSSAPSSPQDVLDKAEEAMKELKSVHSSIVYDESIVTSDPVKRTSKNVQIQSNVELDPLQVSEEALYKIPKQGRQQLHIFQQQDQMVIKVDEEPWRQLTEEQRNGSFGVFLPFATPVMDFDLIKPFMETAEMEKVDYGYALHFSLSPAQYRQLVKNVSVYSHEPERLIHTHTGFPVVDKMDIELRVNEKTFFVTGIKLSAQVTSYFERDYIRYKQKMDATYSYFNDIDPVTAPAEAATLLQ; from the coding sequence ATGAACAAGCGAATATTCGTTTTATTCCTAGCTGTCATCCTATTTACAATGGCAGGATGCGGGAAGACTTCTTCCGCGCCATCGAGTCCGCAAGATGTACTCGATAAAGCAGAAGAAGCGATGAAAGAATTGAAATCAGTTCATTCGAGCATCGTTTATGATGAAAGCATCGTGACGTCTGATCCAGTAAAACGCACAAGCAAAAATGTACAAATCCAATCGAATGTAGAATTAGATCCTTTACAAGTTTCTGAAGAGGCGCTCTACAAAATACCTAAACAGGGACGTCAACAACTTCACATTTTTCAGCAACAAGACCAAATGGTAATTAAAGTGGATGAAGAACCTTGGCGTCAGTTGACAGAAGAACAACGTAACGGTTCATTTGGAGTCTTTTTACCGTTTGCCACGCCTGTGATGGATTTCGACTTGATCAAGCCATTTATGGAAACTGCTGAGATGGAAAAAGTCGATTACGGCTATGCATTACATTTTTCATTATCACCAGCACAATATCGTCAGTTGGTGAAAAATGTCTCCGTCTACAGCCATGAGCCGGAACGCTTGATCCATACGCATACAGGCTTTCCGGTCGTTGATAAAATGGATATTGAATTGCGTGTGAACGAAAAAACATTTTTCGTTACGGGTATAAAGCTTTCTGCGCAAGTGACTAGTTATTTTGAGCGTGACTATATACGCTACAAGCAAAAGATGGATGCGACGTATAGTTATTTTAATGACATTGATCCAGTAACTGCTCCTGCAGAGGCGGCAACGTTACTGCAATGA
- the proB gene encoding glutamate 5-kinase produces MKKQRIVVKIGSSSLTNDNGEIDQLKFNDHVDALAMLKNIGHEVIVVSSGAVAAGFARLGYPSRPVTIKGKQAAAAVGQSLLIQSYIERFSEHAVVPAQILLTRLDFSNRERYNNAFAAMSELLDRGIMPIINENDTVSVEELTFGDNDMLSALVSGFLHADQLIILTDVNGIYTSNPRLDPDAVRLTHLDEITDELLSGTDELGSKVGTGGMRSKLLAAKTAHTLAVPVFIGTGYGPTKLLDILKGHGDGTYISSPFGSVINTKRQWIALHSESTGRLYVDQGAETAILHNGRSLLPAGVFKVQGSFEVGEVVEVYGVEGLIGKGEVTYSSDQLRDTLLKRVRQAERFEPMLEVIHRDRWVQVQ; encoded by the coding sequence ATGAAAAAACAGCGAATTGTTGTGAAAATAGGTAGCAGCTCACTGACAAATGATAATGGGGAAATCGATCAACTGAAATTCAATGATCACGTAGATGCGTTGGCCATGTTGAAAAATATAGGTCATGAAGTCATAGTCGTTTCTTCAGGAGCGGTGGCGGCGGGTTTTGCCCGACTTGGATATCCATCCCGCCCTGTGACGATTAAAGGGAAGCAAGCGGCAGCGGCTGTCGGACAAAGCTTATTGATCCAGTCGTATATAGAACGGTTTAGTGAACATGCGGTAGTTCCCGCACAAATCCTTTTAACACGGCTCGACTTCTCTAACCGAGAGCGGTATAACAATGCATTTGCGGCCATGTCGGAACTATTGGATCGGGGAATTATGCCGATTATCAATGAAAACGATACAGTTTCCGTTGAAGAATTGACATTTGGCGATAATGATATGTTATCTGCACTCGTAAGCGGATTTTTACATGCCGACCAACTAATTATCCTGACTGATGTGAATGGGATTTATACGAGCAATCCACGCCTAGATCCTGATGCCGTGCGTTTGACTCATTTAGATGAAATTACAGACGAATTATTGAGTGGAACAGATGAGTTAGGATCAAAAGTAGGCACCGGGGGTATGCGCTCGAAGCTACTGGCGGCCAAGACTGCACATACATTAGCGGTTCCTGTCTTTATCGGCACAGGGTATGGCCCGACTAAACTATTAGATATTTTAAAAGGGCATGGAGATGGGACGTATATTTCCAGCCCGTTCGGCAGTGTGATTAATACGAAACGGCAATGGATTGCCCTGCATTCAGAATCGACCGGCCGTCTGTATGTGGATCAAGGAGCAGAAACAGCTATTTTACATAATGGTCGTAGTTTATTGCCGGCGGGTGTATTTAAAGTCCAAGGAAGCTTTGAAGTAGGGGAAGTAGTGGAAGTGTATGGGGTGGAAGGGCTAATCGGCAAAGGAGAAGTGACCTATTCTTCTGACCAATTAAGAGATACTTTACTAAAAAGAGTGAGACAAGCAGAACGATTTGAACCGATGCTTGAAGTAATTCACCGCGATCGCTGGGTACAAGTACAATAA